One window from the genome of Leptospira johnsonii encodes:
- a CDS encoding LIC13212 family protein, whose protein sequence is MKTLIFLIISLFAVFIQVDAAPKILTMEEREIERQIEAIRKAGFSDIEIDNLHSSISQNIHQINKILQMETTKKALRYIGDEPQELPQFLKTDRDNKPYLELDMGSGESFWDFPKTYLYNARIFIYPGSNPEKLEKIIMQFKRTNSNGEIFVREMRRVINIDPKGPQIGSEGKRTPNNNKEIKLEYYSSYDTELIWPDTPVQSIAPSVETKLHEETNPLPYNKQKQIIVTYKKYLRKVDKNVRHKLRDLELNQKRLVSKMLEFQ, encoded by the coding sequence ATGAAAACCCTTATCTTTCTCATAATTTCTCTTTTCGCCGTATTCATACAGGTAGATGCGGCTCCTAAAATCCTGACCATGGAAGAAAGGGAAATAGAACGTCAGATCGAAGCCATCCGCAAGGCAGGGTTTTCCGATATCGAGATAGATAATTTGCATTCTTCTATCTCTCAAAATATCCATCAGATCAATAAGATCCTACAGATGGAAACTACCAAAAAAGCGTTAAGATATATCGGAGACGAGCCTCAGGAATTACCTCAATTCTTAAAAACGGATCGGGATAATAAACCTTATCTGGAATTGGACATGGGCTCCGGAGAATCCTTCTGGGACTTTCCTAAAACATATCTTTATAATGCGCGCATCTTTATCTATCCCGGAAGTAATCCTGAAAAATTAGAAAAGATCATTATGCAATTCAAACGTACCAACTCGAATGGAGAAATTTTCGTAAGAGAAATGCGTAGAGTGATCAATATAGATCCTAAGGGGCCTCAGATCGGTAGCGAAGGAAAAAGAACTCCGAACAATAACAAGGAAATCAAATTGGAATATTATTCCAGCTACGATACCGAATTGATCTGGCCAGATACTCCGGTTCAATCCATCGCACCTAGTGTGGAGACCAAACTACATGAGGAAACCAATCCTCTACCTTATAATAAACAAAAACAGATTATCGTAACGTATAAGAAATATCTGCGTAAGGTGGATAAGAATGTTCGCCATAAACTGAGAGATCTGGAGCTGAACCAAAAGAGACTTGTTTCTAAAATGTTGGAATTCCAATAA
- a CDS encoding LIC_13215 family putative lipoprotein encodes MILLERYSLGFLLPGIILCFACIEKVPEVKKTIEIPELGLVLNYEGWIYEEYDPNRDSSEPNRSKNKKESQNDKLVKIMFYLFEPEQNKGSEIRTNINFVSESIPAKYSKATLEDYVASIGGLYSNIYKEYEILSVPQKCSFGKEKCIFLESKFVLPNTAEKKQIRTLQWIFFKEGYVYIFTGTIPESEFSEKNKKILNTIQTLTEKI; translated from the coding sequence ATGATCCTATTAGAACGTTATAGTCTGGGTTTTTTATTACCGGGGATCATTTTATGTTTTGCCTGTATTGAAAAAGTTCCGGAAGTCAAAAAGACAATCGAGATCCCTGAGCTTGGCTTGGTGTTGAATTATGAGGGTTGGATTTACGAAGAATATGATCCAAACCGAGATAGTTCCGAACCTAATCGTTCTAAAAACAAAAAAGAATCTCAAAACGATAAACTAGTTAAGATAATGTTCTATCTTTTTGAACCGGAGCAAAACAAAGGCTCCGAGATCAGGACTAATATCAATTTTGTTTCTGAGTCAATTCCTGCAAAATATTCCAAGGCAACTTTAGAGGACTATGTAGCCTCGATAGGAGGATTGTATTCTAATATATACAAAGAATATGAAATACTTTCTGTTCCTCAAAAATGCAGTTTCGGAAAAGAGAAATGTATCTTTTTAGAATCTAAGTTTGTCCTCCCAAACACTGCGGAGAAAAAACAGATCAGGACCTTACAATGGATCTTTTTTAAAGAAGGTTATGTCTATATTTTTACAGGTACAATACCAGAGTCCGAATTTTCGGAGAAGAATAAAAAGATCCTAAACACTATCCAGACACTAACTGAAAAGATATAA
- a CDS encoding cytochrome C oxidase subunit IV family protein, whose product MELFLNYALYIIVSIGFMIPFTGFVIGAGAIVNATVAGFAVNLLAQIVEEDRLKAYIEKNKSTLIGGALLKAVEAGKTKLQPGSVVSHAEEHEHGGHHLISVQTYSLVFAALILGTIITVLVAQVDFGALNTVIAMLVATIKASLVLAYFMHLKYDNVMNRVIFGSGFLFLLLLFGFSVADIYTRAKIFAGFPY is encoded by the coding sequence ATGGAACTGTTTCTCAATTACGCGTTGTATATTATCGTAAGTATCGGATTCATGATTCCCTTCACTGGATTTGTTATCGGAGCGGGAGCAATCGTAAATGCTACCGTTGCTGGATTTGCCGTTAACTTGTTGGCTCAAATCGTAGAAGAGGATAGACTTAAGGCTTATATCGAAAAGAATAAGTCCACTTTGATCGGTGGTGCCTTATTAAAAGCGGTCGAAGCAGGTAAGACTAAACTGCAACCAGGTTCAGTTGTTTCTCACGCAGAAGAGCATGAACATGGCGGACATCATCTGATCTCCGTGCAAACTTACTCTCTTGTGTTTGCTGCACTGATCCTTGGAACTATTATCACAGTATTAGTAGCTCAAGTAGACTTCGGAGCATTGAACACCGTAATCGCTATGCTTGTAGCGACCATCAAAGCTTCCTTAGTACTAGCTTACTTCATGCACCTTAAATACGATAATGTAATGAACAGAGTGATCTTCGGATCAGGTTTCTTGTTCTTACTTCTTCTTTTCGGATTCTCCGTAGCGGACATCTACACAAGAGCGAAAATTTTCGCAGGCTTCCCTTACTAA
- a CDS encoding DUF3052 family protein, with amino-acid sequence MAGYSGTPLAKKLGFKEGQNAIIINEPKELKGLLEELPPNITFKKKLVGSFDYIHFFCKTKDELSKNFPKFPDYLADKGMVWISWPKMSSGVKTDLKEDTIREIGLKTGLVDVKVCAIDSVWSGLLFRRRKS; translated from the coding sequence ATGGCAGGATATTCAGGCACACCTTTGGCCAAAAAGTTAGGATTTAAAGAAGGCCAGAACGCGATCATAATCAACGAGCCAAAAGAACTGAAAGGCCTATTAGAAGAACTTCCCCCCAATATTACGTTCAAGAAGAAGTTAGTGGGAAGTTTCGATTATATTCATTTTTTCTGTAAGACTAAAGATGAACTTTCTAAAAACTTTCCCAAGTTCCCGGATTACTTGGCGGACAAAGGAATGGTTTGGATCTCTTGGCCAAAGATGAGTTCCGGTGTGAAAACCGATCTAAAAGAAGATACAATCCGAGAAATAGGCTTGAAGACAGGGTTGGTAGACGTTAAAGTCTGCGCAATCGATTCAGTTTGGTCCGGTTTACTTTTCAGAAGAAGAAAAAGTTAA